GCACTTAACGGTTTTCCTTCGCCCCAGAGATCGTCAGAGATCCCTGAAGCTAGTGCACATCGTTTAGGGCGTGGACTACCGGGGTATCTAATCCCGTTCGCTCCCCACGCTTTCGTGCCTCAGCGTCAGGACACGTCCAGCCAGGCGCCTTCGCCACTGGCATTCCCCTGGATATCTACGCATTTCACCGCTCCACCCAGAGTTCCCCTGGCCCTTACGTGCCTCAAGCCCAACAGTACATCCTGCAATTCCCCGGTTGAGCCGGGGGATTTCACAGAATGCTTGAAAGGCCGCCTACACACCCTTTAAGCCCAGTGATTCCGAGCAACGCTTGCCACCTCTGTCTTACCGCGGCTGCTGGCACAGAGTTAGCCGTGGCTTCCTCTGGATTCCCTCATCGCCGGGGGCTATTTGACCCCTTTGATTGGTTTCTCCTGACAGTAGTTTACACCCCGAGGGGCTTCGTCCTACACGCGGCGTCGCTCCGTCACGCTTGCGCGCATTGCGGAATATTCGTTGCTGCAGCCCTCCGTGGAGGTCCGGGCAGTGTCTCAGTCCCGATGTGACTGGTCGTCCTCTCAGACCAGCTACGCGTCTTCGCCTTGGTAGGCCATTACCCTACCAACTAGCTGATACGACGCGGGCCGATCCCAGGCTGATAGCTTACGTGTAGAGGCCACCTTTGATCACCAGGCCATGCGACCCGGTGATGTCATCGAGTATTACCCAGCCTTTCGGCTGGCTATCCTCGCGCCCAGGGTACGTTACCCACGCGTTACTCACCCGTCCGCCGCTAACAGGACACTCGGTTACCCAAATGTACTGTCCGCACGACTTGCATGCTTTAGCCACGCCGCCAGCGTTCGCTCTGAGCCAGGATCAAACCCTTCAGGTTAAATTTGGATCCCGCCGCACCTTGCGGTCCGGAGGGACATTTTCGAAGGGAAGAGGCCCTCCGGTTTCCCGGAGAACCACTGCCGGTCCTGGCTTCGGTCCGGCATTCAACTCAACACTGGTAGCCGAATGATCGCCGAAGCGACCATCAGGGCTCACATTCTTACGGCATCGAACTGTTTAGTTGACAAAGAGCTTATTGCGTTTTCGGCGAAGTCCGCCGAAAAATTTTGCGACCGGCTCGTGAACGTTTGCCCGTACTCATCCGGGCTTGCTCCTGGCCCGTCGCATTTTCGCCTGCGTTGTACTTGTCTATCGCAGAACCACATTATTGCGGGGTCCATTGAGCTTGGCAAGTACTTTTTTAAGTTTTTTTGAGGTTTTTTATCTCCTCGTATTGGCCTGTCCCTTACGGGGCAAGCACTATAAGGATAACAATCAAAGGCCCAAAGTCAAGGCCCCCTCAAAAAAAACCCGCAAACCCGGCACCGCCATAACACCTGTATTGTCAAGGCCTTACACGACCGCCTTCGCGACATTGACTTCTGCCGGTTTGATCGGACGGCCAGGCTTGCCAGAATCTTCAGCCGCCACTAGAATACCGTAGCAGGCTCAAGGCGGCTTTCGTCGGCTGCCGAAACAGAAACAGACAACGCCGTTGCCAGCGTAGCTCAATTGGCAGAGCAGCGGTTTTGTAAACCGCAGGTTATGGGTTCGAGTCCCATCGCTGGCTTTCCGAACCGCTTCCGGAGAATGCGACTTTAAGTCCATTTTCAACAAGGGCTTACAGTCGCAGCGTAACGCGGATGGCGGCTGCCAAGGGAGGATCGATGGGCAAAAAGGCGTCGGGCACAGACACCAGGCTCTACCTCGGTGTGGACGTTGGGGGCACCAAGATTCAGGCGTCGCTGATTGAGGAGTGCGGGTCGATCATCGCGAGGCACAAGTGCCCCAGCCCGCGCAAAGGCGGGGCCAAGGCCATCGTCAAGACGATCGAAGAGGCGATTGGGCAGGTGCTGGCGGAGCAGGAGCGGGAGGCCAGGTCGCTGGCGGCGATGGGGATCGCCATTCCCGGCGTGGTGGACCCGCAGACGGGGCGGGTGGTGGTCACGCCGAACATGGAGCTTTCCGGGGCGCCGATCGTTTCCCAGCTTGAGAAGAAGTTCGCTGTGCCGGTGGCGTTGGGCAACGACTGCAATCTTGGCACACTGGGCGAGCACTGGCTAGGGGCTGGGCGCGACGCCGGGTCGGTGGTCGGCATCTTCGTCGGCACGGGGATCGGCGCGGGATTTGCCCGACAGGGGCAGATCTGGCAAGGGGCTCGCGAGGCGGCGATGGAGATCGGCCACATGATTATGGAGATCGGCGGTCCGGTCTGCGGCTGCGGCGGCCGCGGATGCCTCGAGGCGATCGCCAGCCGCTCGGCCATCGAGCGCGACATTCGCGCCGCGGTCAAGCGCGGCAAGAAGACGGCGTTGACGGACCTGCTGGACGGCAAGCTGGCCATCATCAAGAGCAGCGCGTTGCGTGAGGCCCTCAAGTCGAAGGACAAGCTGGTCACCGACGTGATGCGCCGGGCCTCGGAGATCCTGGGTTACGCGTGCATCAACATTCGCCACCTGCTGGACCCGGAGGTGATCGTGCTCGGCGGCGGCGTGATCGAGGCGTGCAGCCGGTTCATGCTGCCGATCGTGCAGAAGATCGTGGACGCCGATCAGCTTCCGGGCGCGCGGGACGGCGGCCACGTGCAGCTTTCGCGACTGGGCGACGACGCGGTGGTGCTCGGCGCGGTGGCGTTGGCGCGACAGCAGGTGGGCCGCAGCCCTTTTGACGGCGAGTGTGCGATGCCGGAATATCCCGAAGTGACGGCTGACGCCTTCGGCCGCATCGGCGTGGGCGAGGAGACGTACGAGGGCGACGTCTACATCCGCGTCAACGGCAAGGTCAAGAAACGCAAGAAGTCGCTGGCCAAGAAGGAATACGGCAGCTCGCACCGTCTCGGTCCGCAGGAACTGGAGAAGGTCTGCCGCGGCGGTCCGCAGGTGCTGTTCGTCGGGGCGGGGCATTCCGAGCAATTGGAGCTGACCGAAGAGGGGGCTGAGTTTCTCCGCCGCCGGGCGATCGAGGTTCGCCGATCGGCCACACCACAAGCCGCCCGCGAGTTCAACGCCAGCACGCAGCGCAGAGCCGGCCTTTTCCACGTCACGTGCTAAGCCGCTGATCCGTCAACGGGCGACGATCCTGGCGATGTCGTAGCGCGGCTGCGGAAACTCCATGCCGTAGGACTCGAGCTGCTCGATCAGGATCTCCGAGATCGCCAGGTTGCGGAACCACTTGTGGTCGGCTGGGATGATGAACCACGGAGCATGTCCGGCGTTGCAGCGGGAGATTGCCTCCTCATACGCGGCTGTATAGTCGTCCCAGTACTTGCGTTCCTCGAAGTCCTTCGGATCGACCTTCCAGTGCTTGTCCGGCTCCTCCAGCCGGGCCTTGAGCCGTTCGAGCTGCTCGCCCTTGCTGATGTGCAGGTAGAACTTGAGGATGTGGATCTGCCCAGCGGCGAGCATCGCCTCGAATGCGCTGATCTGATCGTACCGGGCCGACCAGACGCATTTGGGGACCAGGTCGTGCACCCGCACCACCAGCACGTCCTCGTAGTGCGAGCGGTTGAACACCCCGATCTCGCCCTTCCTGGGCACAGCCTTGTGGATTCGCCAGAGGAAGTCGTGGGCCAGTTCCTCCTCGCTCGGCGCCTTGAACGCAGTTACCCGGCAGCCCTGCGGATTGACCGGCCCGAGCACGTGGCGGATCGTTCCGTCCTTGCCGCCGGTGTCCAGCGCCTGCAGCACGATCAGCAGCGCCCGCTTGTTCTCGGCGTAGAGCAGGTACTGAAGTTCCTTGAGACGCTTGACGTTTTTCTTGAGCTTCGCCTTGGCTTTCTTCTTGTCATAATCCAGCGTCTCGCCCGGGTCATGCCGGTCCAGCTTGACCTTCGTATCCGGCTTGACCATGAAACGTTCGCTGAAGTTCATAGCGTTCCTCCTCCGGCACAGCAGTCCCCTACTCTTCCGGGCGGGTCAGCGGACGGAAGCGGACGGTGGACTGGGCGGCGGCGCGGGCGGCTTCGACCGCGTCATGGTAGAAGACTTCCTGGGCACGGACGGGCGGGCCTTCGGCGCGGACTTTTTCGTACGTGCCGTCGGAGCGCAGCCGCTGGGCTTTGACGTTGTCGGCAAAGAAGGTTTCGAGGAAGTAGATCAGCCGACGGCGCAGGTTGGGGTTCTTGACCGGAAAGAGGATCTCCAGCCGCCGGTCGAGGTTGCGGTCCATCCAGTCGGCGCTGCTGAGGTAGGTCTCCTCGTGGCCGCCGTTGCGGAAGTAGAAGATTCGGGCGTGCTCGAGGAAGCGATCGACGATGGAGCGGACCTCGATGTTTTCGGAGACGTTCGGCAGGCCCGGGCGCAGGCAGCAGATGCCGCGGACGTTGAGCTTGATGGACACGCCGGCCTGGCTGGCGCGACAGAGGGCCTGGCAGATGGCGACGTCCTGGAGCGAGTTGACCTTGGCCATGATGAGGCCCGGCCGGTCGGCGGTCGAGGCGCGGACCTCGCGTTCGATCAGGTCGAGGAATCGGCGGCGCATCACGGTCGGGGCAATGGAGATTTTGGACCACCCGACGGCTTCGGACACGCCGGTCAGCAGATTGAAGAACGCGGCCACGTCGGCTGCCATGTCCTGGTCGGCGGTCATCATGCCGATGTCGGAATACAGCTTGGCTGTCTTGTCGTTGTAGTTGCCGGTGGCCAGATGGACGTAGCGTCGGATGCGGCCGGTTTCGCGGCGGACGATCAGCAGGGCCTTGGCGTGCGTCTTGAAGCCGGCGATGCCGTAGATGACGTGGCAGCCGGCGTCCTCGAGCTGACGGGCCCAGACCACGTTGCGGGCCTCGTCGAAACGGGCCTTGAGTTCGACCAGCACGGTGACCTGCTTGCCGCTGCGGGCGGCCTGGCCCAGAGCACGGACGATCGGCGAGTCGCCGCTGGTGCGGTAGAGGGTCTGTTTGATCGCCAGGACGTCCGGATCGGCGGCGGCCTGTTCGACCAGTCGCACCACCGGTTCGAAGCTCTCGTAGGGATGGAACAGGAGCACGTCGTGATCCTGAATTGACGACCAGATGTCCTCAGCCCCGACCAGGTCGCGCGGCGGCTGAGGCGGCCACTGAGGGATCTTCAGCGACTCGAAGCCCTGGCGGTTGACGATCTCCATAAACGCCGCGGTGTCCAGCGGCCCGTCGATTTCGTAGACGTCCCTCGGTTCGATGGCGAGCCAGTTGACGAACCAGTCGCGCAGACGCGGGTTGGGACTCTGGGAAATCTCCAGCCGCACCGCGGCCCGGCGGCGGCGATCCAGCACCGCTGCTTCGACCGCGTGGAGCAGGTCGCCCGCCTCGTCGTCCTGAATGGCCACGTCGGCGTCGCGGGTGATGCGCAGCACGGCCCGGTCGTGGACCTTCGCGCCGGGAAAGAGCGAGGCGGCGTTGGCTGCGATCACGTCCTCGAGCCGGGCCAGGTGGACGCCCTCCTCGGCCGGCAGAGTGACGAAACGCGGAAACCCGCCCGGCACCGGCACCACCACGATCCTCTCGACGTTTTCATAGGCCACCACCAGCGCCACGTGCAGGGCCAGACCCGGCAGCAGCGGCGGCGGCTGAAGCTCCTCGATGGCCAGCGGCGTGAGCACGGGCAGTATCTCGGACGAGAAATAGGACCGCAGGAATCGCCGCTGATCGGCTGACCAGTCGGGGGCCTCGCGGACGTACAAGCCGTGGCCGGCGAGCTTGCCCAACACCTCGCGGATGCCCGCGGTCTGCTCGGCGACCATGCGGTGCGCTCGGGCCTTGATCTCTTCGAGCTGTTGAGAGGGAGTCATGCCGGCCGGACCGCGCCGCCGCACGGCGGCTGAGACCTGCTGCATCAGGCCCGCCACGCGGATCATGAAGAACTCGTCGAGGTTTGATCCGACGATCGAGAGGAACTTGAGCCGTTCGAGCAGCGGAAGCGTCTCGCAGAGCCCTTCCTGCAGGACGCGGTGGTTGAACTCCAACCAGCTCAGTTCGCGGTTGATGAACAGTTCCGACGATTGCAGTTCTTTCCTGGCCATATGCGTCTCAACAAAAGCCGGCGCTCCCGCTCCGGCCGCTCTATTCGGTTGCAGGGCAAGCCGGTCGTGTCAGGTCGTCGTTGACGACTCCTCGGCCCGCACCCTCAAGCCGTAGATGTCCTCGAACAGGTCGCCCTTGTTGGCCAGCTCGCGACGCTCGATGGTCAAGTCGGCCGGAGCGGGCACCAGGATGACCATCTCGTCGCCCCGGCGCTCACACCGAAGATCGCGGATCTGTTGCGAGTGCGTGTGGTCGAGGGCGTCGGCCACGCGAAGCAGCGCGGCGAGCTTGCTGACCAGCATGCGGTTCTCTCGCGGCAGCATCATGTACTCCACGTGCGAGGGCTTGGGACAGCTTCGCCGATGGTACCGCCCGACGTGGGCCACGATGTTGACCTCCTCGCGGGTCAGGCCGAAGATTTCGGAGTTGGCGATCAGGTAGTAGCTGTGCTTGTGGTGGGCCCGGCTGCTGACGAACCCGCCGATCTCGTGGACCAGCCCGGCCACCCTCAGCAACAGCCGGTGGCGCGGGTTCAGGCCGTGCTCGGACTGGAGCTGGTCGAAGAGCCGAACCGCCAGGTCCGAGACGTTGCGCGAATGGTTGACGTCGACACGGTACTTCTCCGCCACCGCCATGGCCGAGAAGATCACGCCCTTGGAAATTGACTCATCCTCCTGCCCGGTCACCGTCAGCGCCAGGTCCAGAAGCAAGCCGTCCCGCATGGTCACCTGCGAGACGAGCATCTGCCGGGCCCGCGTCACCTGGAACAAGGCGTGGTAGACCAGCAGGGCCGCCTTGAGCGTCTCGGCGTCGGCGAAGGGCATGCCGTAGATCTTCGACAGTTCCTCGGGCGTGTGGCTTTCGCAGCGGCGGACCAGCTTGTCGAAGTTGCTCCGGGCGATGCTGCTGAGGGCCGGTGAGGCGGTCGGCTGGCCGATCTGGCCGGCGGCGAACCGCGCATCCCCCCCCACCGCCACATACGTCTGCGCGCGGTTCAGGGGCAGCGAGCTCTGGACAGCGGCGATGACGTTGGAAATCTGGTGGCGCAGGATTTCGGTGGCCCGGTCGGGCGGTTCGTCGGCCGTCATCAGCGATTCCTGGAGACGGATCGAGCCAAGCTGTACGCTCTGTGAGGTGGCGATCTCGCCGCGAACCAGGATGGTCAGCAGCGTGCTGCCGCCGCCCACGTCGACGATCAACACGTTGGCCCGTTCCTTGCCCAGGGCGTCGGCGATCTCGCGCCGCACGGCTGAGACGGTCAGGCGGCTCTCCTCCGGCGTGTCGATCACCTCGACGTCAAAGCCGGTGGCCATGAACACCCGGTCGATGAAGGCGTCGGAGTTGCTGGCCTCGCGGACCGCGCTGGTCGCCACCGCCCGCACCTGCTCGACCTTATAGAAGTCGATCACCTTGCGGTAGTCGCGGAGGATTCCCACCGCCGCCCGCATGGTCTGGCCTCCAAGCCGACCGCGGCGAAACGTGTCCTGCCCGAGCCTCGCCGCCTGGCGAAGCTGCTCGAGCATCTCCAGCTTGCCGTCGGGCAGCACCTGGGCCACCACCATGCGGATCGAGTTGGATCCGATGTCGATGGCCGCCACTGTCCTGGCCGACCCGCTCTCTCGGGCGGTCTCCACTGCACTCATAACTGACTACCCTAACAACACTTACGCGACTTGCGGCCCCCAACAAGGAATCCTAGGCCGCCTGCGGTCCATGTCGGTCGATCTCGATTATAAGCCTTCGCCCCAGCGCCATTTCAAGCACATTCGCTTTTTGCGCCGCCGCCGCGAGTTCGGCTTCGGCCGGCCCGGCGGTGCGGCAGTCAATGACGATCCGATCCGACTCGACGCGGCCGGTCAGGTCGCGAACCAGGCTCAGGTGGCTGCGGTCCAAGCCGTCGGCCACGCGAAGGATACCCGCCAGCACGTTCACCGTCCGCCGATCGTGCTCGTCGAGGTCGCGGTACTCGGGATGATCCTCGCGAGGTTCGGCCTTGCGGTGGTAGCGGGCGATCAGGGCGACGATCCGCCGATCGCGGCTGGCCAGCGGCAACCCGCGGGCGTCGAGGATCAGCCGCATCGCCGTCTTGTGATGTCCTTTCCGCCCTTCGAGCCAACCGATATCGTGCAGGCACGCTCCGCACTGCAGCCAGAACCGCTCGCGGTCGCGCAGACCATGCAGCGAAACCAGTTCATCGAAGAGCTGCAGGGCCAGACGCACGACCTGGTGGGTATGCTCCTGCTCGTAGTCGCACAGCCGGGCCAGGTGGAGCACAGCGTCCCACGCCGCCAGGTTATCACGTCCCTCAGCCGCCATCGGCGTTCTTGTCCTTCGTGACGGCAGAATCCTTTTGGGACTCAAGCACATCGGTCAGTCTCTGCCAGAACCCTTCCTCCTTGAGCCGCACCCAGAGCCGGCGCAACTCCTCGAACCGGCGCTGGCGGCTGCGGCGACGATCCTTGAGCAGATATTCAATCCCCGGCCGCAGCGGGTTGAACGGTTTGTCATCGTCGAAATACTCCCGCGTTCGCCGCTGCTCGTCCTCACGGAACGTCTCGAGCAGCGATATCCACACGTCGCAATCGTGGACTTCGCCCAGGAGCGTCTGGATCTCCTTGACCGTCCGGATCGGCTCCTTGAGGCCGCCGTGGTAGACCGGCTTGCAGATTTCCATCGTGTATCGCAGCCGTTTGGCCGCGATCCGCATCTGATGGTGCCGCTCGACGGCCAGCGGCTCGGCGAGGCAGCTTTCGATGGCCAGAAGCTTGCCCACCCGCCGAGCGATCTGGCGGCTGGCTTCTGTCCGAACGCTTGGCGCTTTCACCGTCGCCTTCCGCTTCCTGAGTTTGGAGCAGGCGTTTTCGGCCTCAACCGCCATACGTTCGACCAAGCCGTTGGCCGCCAACGCATCCACCGCTTCGATCACCGCCGGCTGAATCGACCGGCGCTGCTGATCGAGTCGCAGCAGCAACCGCTGCACGCCCGGCCGATAGGTTTTCTGGTGCAAGTCGTCCAGCCGTTCCCGCACAAACGCGATCTGAACATCCAGGTCGCGGGCCGGACCCAGACCCTGCATGAACTTCTGAAGCGTCTTGTCCCACTTGCCGGCCCCGTGGCCCGGAAAGTGCCGGCCGAATGTCTTGAGTCCCGCCCGCAGGCGCCGCGCCGCCACCCGCGACTGATGGACGCACTCCGGGTCCTTCACCTCACGAACCCCGCTCATCCGCATGGAGAGGCCCTTGGCCTGCTTGCCGATGTACCGGGCGGCCAGCAACCGAACGTGTTGGTCCACGGGTTTTGTCATGGTCGAAAATTCCCCCACCTATTATATCCGTGGGAAGGCGTACATCGATGCCGCATCGGCTGGACCAGATCATCTTTCATCACCCAGGGGCCAACATCAAGTTAAGATTTGATTAATGAAGGTGATCCCGAGGCGGGTCCACGGGCCGTCGGCCCACCAACGCCCTTGCCCGGATCGAATAGGTCCGATAAAATTCATCAGCAACTGGGGGGTCTACAGCGTTTTGCCGGGGGCTCGCGGCCATCCGAGCGGGGTCTTCCGGCAATACGATCAAACGAAACCATCAGCCGCCGGCGGGCTCTCCGGACGCGGTGGTCCGATCGCCGGTCGCGGCTTGGTCCGAAAGGAGCAACCCGATGAAAGCCCTTATTCTGGTCGCGGACGGAGTGGAGGACCTGGAGTTCTTCTATCCATACTATCGCCTGCAGGAGGAAGGCATCGAGGTGGACGTGGCGGCGCCGGAAGCCGGCACGATCACCGGCAAGCACGGCTACACGTTCGATGTGAAGCTCTCGATGTCGGCGATGAAACACGACGACTACGA
The Phycisphaerae bacterium genome window above contains:
- a CDS encoding polyphosphate kinase 2 family protein, coding for MNFSERFMVKPDTKVKLDRHDPGETLDYDKKKAKAKLKKNVKRLKELQYLLYAENKRALLIVLQALDTGGKDGTIRHVLGPVNPQGCRVTAFKAPSEEELAHDFLWRIHKAVPRKGEIGVFNRSHYEDVLVVRVHDLVPKCVWSARYDQISAFEAMLAAGQIHILKFYLHISKGEQLERLKARLEEPDKHWKVDPKDFEERKYWDDYTAAYEEAISRCNAGHAPWFIIPADHKWFRNLAISEILIEQLESYGMEFPQPRYDIARIVAR
- a CDS encoding ROK family protein, coding for MGKKASGTDTRLYLGVDVGGTKIQASLIEECGSIIARHKCPSPRKGGAKAIVKTIEEAIGQVLAEQEREARSLAAMGIAIPGVVDPQTGRVVVTPNMELSGAPIVSQLEKKFAVPVALGNDCNLGTLGEHWLGAGRDAGSVVGIFVGTGIGAGFARQGQIWQGAREAAMEIGHMIMEIGGPVCGCGGRGCLEAIASRSAIERDIRAAVKRGKKTALTDLLDGKLAIIKSSALREALKSKDKLVTDVMRRASEILGYACINIRHLLDPEVIVLGGGVIEACSRFMLPIVQKIVDADQLPGARDGGHVQLSRLGDDAVVLGAVALARQQVGRSPFDGECAMPEYPEVTADAFGRIGVGEETYEGDVYIRVNGKVKKRKKSLAKKEYGSSHRLGPQELEKVCRGGPQVLFVGAGHSEQLELTEEGAEFLRRRAIEVRRSATPQAAREFNASTQRRAGLFHVTC
- a CDS encoding HD domain-containing protein translates to MAAEGRDNLAAWDAVLHLARLCDYEQEHTHQVVRLALQLFDELVSLHGLRDRERFWLQCGACLHDIGWLEGRKGHHKTAMRLILDARGLPLASRDRRIVALIARYHRKAEPREDHPEYRDLDEHDRRTVNVLAGILRVADGLDRSHLSLVRDLTGRVESDRIVIDCRTAGPAEAELAAAAQKANVLEMALGRRLIIEIDRHGPQAA
- a CDS encoding CHAD domain-containing protein, encoding MTKPVDQHVRLLAARYIGKQAKGLSMRMSGVREVKDPECVHQSRVAARRLRAGLKTFGRHFPGHGAGKWDKTLQKFMQGLGPARDLDVQIAFVRERLDDLHQKTYRPGVQRLLLRLDQQRRSIQPAVIEAVDALAANGLVERMAVEAENACSKLRKRKATVKAPSVRTEASRQIARRVGKLLAIESCLAEPLAVERHHQMRIAAKRLRYTMEICKPVYHGGLKEPIRTVKEIQTLLGEVHDCDVWISLLETFREDEQRRTREYFDDDKPFNPLRPGIEYLLKDRRRSRQRRFEELRRLWVRLKEEGFWQRLTDVLESQKDSAVTKDKNADGG
- the ppk1 gene encoding polyphosphate kinase 1; this encodes MARKELQSSELFINRELSWLEFNHRVLQEGLCETLPLLERLKFLSIVGSNLDEFFMIRVAGLMQQVSAAVRRRGPAGMTPSQQLEEIKARAHRMVAEQTAGIREVLGKLAGHGLYVREAPDWSADQRRFLRSYFSSEILPVLTPLAIEELQPPPLLPGLALHVALVVAYENVERIVVVPVPGGFPRFVTLPAEEGVHLARLEDVIAANAASLFPGAKVHDRAVLRITRDADVAIQDDEAGDLLHAVEAAVLDRRRRAAVRLEISQSPNPRLRDWFVNWLAIEPRDVYEIDGPLDTAAFMEIVNRQGFESLKIPQWPPQPPRDLVGAEDIWSSIQDHDVLLFHPYESFEPVVRLVEQAAADPDVLAIKQTLYRTSGDSPIVRALGQAARSGKQVTVLVELKARFDEARNVVWARQLEDAGCHVIYGIAGFKTHAKALLIVRRETGRIRRYVHLATGNYNDKTAKLYSDIGMMTADQDMAADVAAFFNLLTGVSEAVGWSKISIAPTVMRRRFLDLIEREVRASTADRPGLIMAKVNSLQDVAICQALCRASQAGVSIKLNVRGICCLRPGLPNVSENIEVRSIVDRFLEHARIFYFRNGGHEETYLSSADWMDRNLDRRLEILFPVKNPNLRRRLIYFLETFFADNVKAQRLRSDGTYEKVRAEGPPVRAQEVFYHDAVEAARAAAQSTVRFRPLTRPEE
- a CDS encoding Ppx/GppA family phosphatase, producing MSAVETARESGSARTVAAIDIGSNSIRMVVAQVLPDGKLEMLEQLRQAARLGQDTFRRGRLGGQTMRAAVGILRDYRKVIDFYKVEQVRAVATSAVREASNSDAFIDRVFMATGFDVEVIDTPEESRLTVSAVRREIADALGKERANVLIVDVGGGSTLLTILVRGEIATSQSVQLGSIRLQESLMTADEPPDRATEILRHQISNVIAAVQSSLPLNRAQTYVAVGGDARFAAGQIGQPTASPALSSIARSNFDKLVRRCESHTPEELSKIYGMPFADAETLKAALLVYHALFQVTRARQMLVSQVTMRDGLLLDLALTVTGQEDESISKGVIFSAMAVAEKYRVDVNHSRNVSDLAVRLFDQLQSEHGLNPRHRLLLRVAGLVHEIGGFVSSRAHHKHSYYLIANSEIFGLTREEVNIVAHVGRYHRRSCPKPSHVEYMMLPRENRMLVSKLAALLRVADALDHTHSQQIRDLRCERRGDEMVILVPAPADLTIERRELANKGDLFEDIYGLRVRAEESSTTT